The region ATTTAATGTCACAGATATATTCTTTCTCCTGTGAAACAGATGTTTCCTCCCATAGCTTCTTTGTTCTCCCTGGAAGTGTATTCTGCCCTTTCTTACAGTCAGGGCTGCTGGTGCTGTGCAAAAACTGTTCTTGGATGTCACTTGCTCTTTGCGTATAGAACATTTCTCCTTGGCCATTTTTATGGCTAAAGGACTGAGGTTCAACACCAAGTATCACAGAGATGTTTTCTCCAGTTTCCTCATCAAGACGGTTGCCTTGTAATGGGTCACAAGGAAAGCTTTTACTTACAGATTCTGAGGGGGGaaagtatgtatatatgagagTCAATTAAGTCCACTTCCAGGTAGAATCACGAGAAAATCAAAAGCAGACCCACACAGAAACATATGGCCATTCACGCAGCATTTTTACAGTCAAAGAGTGGCCCTTGGCACGGTGGCCTAGGCAATTTGAGCACTGAACAAAGCCGAGGTGGAAAGACTGCCGCTGAGTATGCAGCCACCCTGGGAAACATTGTAAGTGTAAGGCCATTTAGGGCCACATGGTAAGATGTTACATAAAACAtcatagcttaaaaataaaaattaaaaatagccaaAAGTTAAAGAACCATTTTTATCAATTCTAAAACATTGAATATAGTTCCTaaaatttgaagagaaaaagaacaactAGATAGGCAGTCCAACTAAAGGCACAGGGTAGTCCTTGAATTGTAAAATGggaattttatgttatttaagaAGTCTACAGCTTCTTTATCATGggctgtgaaaaaaaataaatcagccaATTGAGGAATAAATACAAAGCAAGTGTAAGTGAATGGCTAATTTACCAGAGTGGCTTAGCTGTGAGGAGATTTCCTGCTGGGGCACACAATCTTCTTCTATTGCCTTCTTAGAGTTCTTAGCCTTCTCAGCTCTTTTGGCACGCTAGAGAAAACAAAAGTGGCCCAAGAAATCAATTTTCCTTAGAGCTTTATGACTGTCAAGAACCTTTCTTCCCATTAGGTGGAGTGGTGCACAaagtaatcctagcacccagaaggctgaggcaggattgtgGGTTTACTTACTTttacgtatgtgtgtgcacacacgtgaaTACCCCGTGCCTTAGCACCtaagaagaggccagaagacaactttcctTACGCCATGTTAGTCCTGGGCACTGAGCTCGTtttgtcaagcttggcagcaggtgactttaccctctgagccatcttgctggccccacaaTAGActgcatagtgaggccctgtttcacaaccaaaacaacaacatctCTTAGATTGTTGACCGAGTATGATTCACTCACCTGAAGGCGAGCAAGTGTTCTGTTGTATTCCTTTTTCAAAAAAGCTAACTTTTCCTTCAACTGGAAGAAAAACATTAACAATTGAGCAGGGGGAAGGTGGGATCGGAGGGAATACAGTGCCTAGCAGGCCTGCGGGGGCATCTGTGCAGCGTTCTGCAGCATCCCTCAGCAAGACTCAGTGCAGGGAAGGGCGGTTCCCCATTCACACCTTTTCTCCAAAGGTTTCTACAAAGCCTCAAGCTCTCTCAGGACTTTTCTCTGAGTTTCCTTCACCTAGACCAATTCATCCCTTTCCCAATTCCTATGGACTCCTCAAGCCTCAGTCTGCAGGATTATGTCCCTAGGGTAGACTTCTGGGCTCATTCTCAAACCCAGTTTAAatgctttccccttcctctgtgctcttctCAAAATTTATCGCACCACACACTATCACTATGTTGTCCATTTTCGCCTGTGTCTTCCCATCCCTTTGAGAAGCGGGGGGGCCAGGAACTTGCAGTAGTTAGCtacacccccagtgacacacagagTGTCAGTTACCCCTGCTGCTGGAGGTACAAGGTGCCTGAGGCAGTTTCCGTGTAGTAAAGAATGCAGATGACAGACAAGACCACAGATAAGGTTTGGTGACAAGTCACTAGATTAACCTGAGTGATACGAGTCACTAGCTTCCTGAAGGTGCTACAGAGCGTGTGGTCATTTCTGAGGGCTACCACTTGCTTATAGATCTGAAGGAAGGAACTAATCTTAGGGAAATAGCATTATGTGTAGTTATTCCAGGCACTAGTAGGAAAACTCCGCGGTGGATtgggttcatatatttgaagaatATGCAGATGAAAGTCTGTGAGAGGTAGGGACTGTCACCTCTGAGTTCCCAGCTAGGCACACAGCAGGCATCTCCACAAGTCTTTGTAAATAAAGTTAATTAGGTTATGCCAAATTCctagtctcttctctgtctccttggcTTCTGTGGTTGAAAACCATTCTCTCAGTAGCAAAGCCACCCTCGTCTTCCTGCCCTTTAGGAATCTTTAAACTGGTATTCATTTTTCAGACAATTTTGGGATTTCTATCCTCAGTATATGCCTTGAAACAGAACAGAACTaaacaaatggggctggaggTGCACTTTACTTCCTAGAGTGCTCATCTGCCATGCACTGGGatccccaacactgcataaacCCAGTTCTCTGCTGAgcacctgtaaccctagtgcttgggaggaagaggaaggaggttaGACGTCTACAGCATCCTTAGTTACCTAAGTCCAAGACTAATTTGGGATGAcaccttttcttaaaaacaactccacaagccgggcgtggtggcgcacgcctttaatcccagcactcgggaggcagaggcaggcggatcgctgtgagttcgaggccagcctggtctacaaagtgagtccaggatggccaaggctacagagaaaccctgtctcgaaaaaaaccaaaaaaaaaaaaaaaaaaaaaaaaaaaaaaaaaaaaaaaaaaaacaactccacaaacaagaaaggagcaaaaatgccacaatgaaagTTACCAACAATGTAAACTTTTCTTAGTCACTCCCCAGCCCCCGCTTTGTGGATGCCAGCACTTTTGCACTCGGTCACCTCAGTCCCTACCCATTCTCAgttacacaataataaaaatgaaaaaaaaataataataaataaataaagaaggaaaaatggctGATACTTTCATAATGTACTTCTGTGACTTTAATGTCCATTAACTCAATTAGTACTCACAAAAACCCTAACAAATAGATTCTATTATATAGTGGCCATGCCTTTATAGAACACGAATATGCAGTTCCTTCAGGACACTGCCATTTCTAACTACTCCGTTAAACCCCACAGGCCTAGAGAagcggttctcaacttgtgggtcgtgACCGCGATGGAGGGGTTGCACATCAAATATTTACGTTtcgattcctaacagtagcaaaatttcagttatggagtagcaacaaaataattttacggtaaagggtcacagcatcaagAAAGTTGAAAACACTGGTCTGGAGTCTGCGCTCTCAGCTTCTATTGCTGTCTTGTCCTCAATCTTATCAGTAAGTGGGAGTTGTCTTGTTTATTTGTAAATGATCTTTATCATCTTTAGAAGGGAAGACGGAGGACAAATCAACGTGAATTCTCATtttgcacagcaagcacaagAAACTGCAAGCAATCGTTTAAGTTTTACAGGGGAGTAATATATTGAGCTGGAAAGAAATGAGAGTATTTCCAAACAGACTACTACAataaatttatacacacacacacacacacacacacacacatacacacacacacacagcacctatTCATTATATGTAatacttatttatgtttttccttcttgGCGTCCTCTTCCAACGCGGGTCTTAAACATGGAGAAAAGCGGAAGTTGCAGGACCAACCAAAGCATCCATTATGAAACTATTCCTTTCCGTTATAAACCTATTACTTTTGGAAGTCAAGTACAAGCGAGTTGAAAGATTTACGTGAAGGGGGCAGAGATGAGGTGTGAGAGGTGGAGGATGCCGGGGGAGGGGCTTTAGGTTTAtctatatttaaagttttacacCTAATATTTATGCAGTGCCACTAGAAGTTAAGGTTGgctaatttgcattttaaactcCACTACCGAGCAGCGCGCTCGGCTCAATGACTTCTCCGGGCGGGTGGCTCGGAGGACGCTGCCTCCTTCGGATTCAGGAACCAGGCGCGCCGGGTTAAAGCTCGGGGTCACCCCTTCCCGCAACCAGGGCACCTTTTCCTTCTCCGCACAGCTGAGGGGCTTCCCGGGAAGCTCTTCCATCGGGATGGAAGACGAACGCAAGGAGCAGCCGTCGCCAGCCTCTGGCTGCGGTCACGGTGACCCAACGGGGCCCAGGAAGACTCCCGGGGGAGGAACGGGGACCCAGATTACCCTGAGCGCGTGATAGCCTACACAGATCCCGCGCGCTCCCGACTCCGGCCAATTAAAACCGCCGTTCGCTCTGCGCACGCGCACTTCAAGACCACCGAACCACAGAGTAGGGCAGCCTAGAGGAGAGTCGAGCAGTCGATGAGAGTCTAGGGCCGGGATAGCGGAAGTGGACCGGCAGCCGGAAGTACCTGGAAGCACAGTCAACCTGAGTGTCTGACAGGATCCTGAGCTTCGGAGGAGGCAGCCATGGAGTTGGGCGAGCTTCTGTACAACAAGTCCGAGTACATCGAGACGGTGCGCGTGTGCTGACCCTGACCCTGCTGGCATCCCAGCAGCCCCTGCCCCCGTCCCTGCTCCACCCTCCCCTGCTCCCTCAGTCTTTTtttgtgggggcggggaggacgTAGAAACGCTTCGAGTTTCGTCTGATTTTGTATttagtctgtgtgtgcatggatggatTAGGCTCTTTCCTCCATTCTCCCCCACCCTCGGCTCCCCGTgtgtctgcatatatatgtatgtgtgtgcttacacaCGTACACCTGGTCTTCCTGTAGAAATAATGTCTTCCGGGGGAATACACAATACAGCCTGTTCGTCCTGATATTATTTACAGTTTCAGGCTTCtggtccttttaaaaataatatgtcaCAGTCTGCTAACATGCTAAGAGTGACTGTTTCTAATTGTCAACATGTGTAAAGTTCTGGAAGCAAAGCAAGTCCCACTATTGGGTTACCatcattcttttcctttatgtCCTTACAACTCTGTGATCATAGGACACTAATTTTCCTCATTTAGGACTCCGAAACCGAGTGGGCCTTGAATGTGCATCTTTCCTTAGATACAAATACTGAATCCATTTCTTGAACTGTTAGTTCCTGATCCACCCTTGTTCTTTGGATATATTGGATTCGGTCTATCTTACATGTTTGGAGGCTGTGGATTAAAAATCAGGGTCTGTGCATGCTAGCCAGacactcttaccactgagccatgtctctaattctctctctctctctctgtgtgtgtgtgtgtgtgtgtgtgtgtgaatgtgatgGAGTTCTCACTTTGTAGTTTAGTCTAATCCCTGCCCAGAGCCAGACACTAGGGGTGCAGTACCACACTCATCCCTTATTCCATTTTTGACTGCACCccatttaaagtaattttttctGCAATATGAGGTTTCTTGAAGGGATTTGTAGTCTAGAAATCCTCTCAGCATTTTACCACagatttctgtttgcttttaggCATCTGGAAACAAAGTTAGTCGCCAATCTGTtttgtgtggaagccagaacatCGTTCTCAATGGCAAGGTAAGGgacacagggggctggagagatggttcagtggttaagagcactgactgctcttccagaggtcctgagttcaagtcccagcaaccacatggtggctcataaccatctataatgtgatctggtgccctcttctggcctgcaggtgcatatgcaggcagaacactgtgtacatcataataaataaataaactttttaaaaaagcttaaaaaaaaaaaaaaagggacacaGGCAGCTCCAAGACGCCAGAACATTGTTCTCAATGGCAAGGTAAGGGACATGGGCAGCTCCGAGAGGCCAGAACATTGTTCTCAGTGGCAAGGTAAGGGACACGGGCAGCTCCGCGAGGCGTCACTTCGCCTGCTTCCACCATGCACCACGTTGTGAGGGTACATAAAAGGGTGCTATGCCTCCAATTTGTTGTACATTTCcagttctcttttctttgttttatttatttatttatttttctccaaatcATGTTTGTTGAATTGCACAAAAATGACTAAAGAGGAGAAGCCAGGAAATGAGAACGTGGCCCATTATATGGGAAATAAAGAAGTTTTaaggaagagggctggagagggcaGCGCCAGTTAGATGGAGGGGGAAGTGGAAAGGGAGGGATTTTATCTGAACTGAACATGaacttttcttgtcattttttttttcaatgttgtaTTGAGATAGGATTTACACTGCATTAAATACTATGAATAAAAAAGTGGGAGTGGAGGGAAGGACCACAATGCTTTTATGCCTGAACAAAATACAATGGCAGGTTTTTCTGCTACTATATTGTGCCCAAGACCACTGGACACAAAACctaaagaagtaataaaatattttaaaacagaagtcaGGGAAATGCttaactgtaatctcagcacttggaagctgagacaggatggTCACGCCAAGTTTCAGGTcacctttggctacatagtgacaaaGTGGAGATGACATGACCAGTGGATGCTGACGGGATTATTACCGAGGGAGAATACAGACCTGTATTGCTAGAGCTTCTGACTGTTTtccaaaacaaaccagaaatgtGGCCACATACAGTAGCACAGCCTGTGTGGCAGCAGATAGGTCAATCTCTGACCAAGAACCCAAGGCTTGGAGGGCCTCAGATGAATCTAAGTGACTCAGAACAGataggtcaacctggtctacatgcaTTCTCAGTGTGTGTTCACTCGCTGAGTCATATTTGTGGAGTGTTAAGATCAAAGCTTATGATTAATTATAATGGAACGTAAGCCAGTTCTCCTGTCACCTTACAAGTATCGCTTTTTAGAACATTTGATGGCATGGACCATATCATAATGCTCAGTGTCCTGCTCACTATGTTTTATGTTACATTTAGGCCACACTGgtaattttttaagtgtattttcttttatagacCATTATAATGAATGACTGTATCATCCGAGGAGACCTGGCAAACGTAAGAGTTGGACGTCACTGTGTTGTGAAAAGCCGTAGTGTCATAAGGCCACCATTCAAGAAATTCAGCAAAGGGTATGTGACTTAATTATGTATTTGCAGTCCTAGGCTCCATACTGTTCCTGGTCATGGTgcccatgtatgtgtgtctgggtgtgtaaTGAGAAGGCCTTTCCTGTTTGGGGGCACTGAATGAATGTCATTCTGAGTGTTTGTCACCTTGTTCATTGTTGGCTGtcagaagtaagagagagaggaataaagcATAAATAGTAAAGCACCAGTAAGAGGGGAAAGCCATACCAGAATCAGATAATGCTGAGacatttgggtttttaatttaaaattaaagaactCTCAGGACTGTTGTAGCCTGTATAGTTTCTTGCACTGCAGGTCACGACCCTATATAATCACTGCATAACTGAATGTGGAGGGCTGTGGAAAAAACTGGCAACAAACAAAAGGTTTCTAAATATGTAgaaaccaaaaattaattcaaaatgaaatacaaaatgagtccaaagTTTCTGGCAGTGCCTGCCCATGGTGCATCATCTGACACAGCTGCACCTCAGTTCTGCACACCGGCATGCACACTGCACGGCATGTGATGTCACGCAAGCCGCACCAGTGAATGCTGCCTGAATCACTTCCACTCAGGTTCGAACTACTTATGTTATACATTTTAATGTCTTTACTGCACATTCTCAGTTGTGCTATTAAAGAAACTATGGTTTAATTACTGAAAATAAACTTTCAATATTTTCCTACAGTCATTCCTTAACGTGTAACTATAACATTAGTGTATCTTTGGATTTTATCACATTAGAATGGCAGGtttggaggtggagagatggcgcagtagTTACAGCACCACTGCTTTTGCAAAAGATCTGGGTGTCTTGCAGCTGCCTATTGCTCTGGTTCTAAGGGACAAGGCCTTTATTCTGCCCTCCTTGGAGTCTTACATGCGTAAGGCGAACACAAGCCCATGCAAggaagtacacatacacatataagacACATCTTTCCGAAAAAGATGGTTGGTTTTAACAATTGCTGTTCGagtttcattaaaacaaaaaaattaatcagtGCATTTGGCTTGAGATTAGGACAGATTTTTCTAGTACTTTCTGAAATGGCTCTAAATATACTTGCCACTTTGTACCGCTCATCTGTGCAAAGTGGCTTTCTCAGCACTGATAATTATAAAATTGGAATATCAGTCAACCCTGAATAGCAGTGAAGATGCTCTGTTTTGTGTTAATAAATACCCAGGCAAGACTTAATTCTTTATGTAATAATAAATGAACACACCACAacatttgcttttgtctttgataatggtaaaattgtatgtattccaaagtattgttttaaaataaatttctttatgatttacaAGATCGGACATATTCAGATCAGTATGGCCTTAGGCTTTTTGTGATCTGTtagcagtaaatatttttatgtgtttgagatAAATAAAgtgtagttcagactggccttgaaccccctAATTTTTCTCACTCAGTCACCTAGCTGCTGGtgctacaggtgtgtgccgtgACACTCAGCTTAACTGTTTCACTAGTAAACGTAGTCTATACACTTCTATATCTGGGTTCACATAAAAAGCAATTTCTTGGGTAAAAGGGTGTCAGGAAAAGAAAACGTTTAGGAAAACTTGCTGTAAACTATTGTATGATCAAGAAATTCACTGTTGCACAAAAGGGTGAGTCTTACAATACTAAAAATTAACAAAGTTCAAGTAAATCTTGAGTCTTGGAGGAATAGGTACTCTGATTTAGAATATATTCCTTGTAGAATAGGGCTGGAAAGAGTTAGTGCACAAATAGCTACTTTACTTCTTGTCTGGTCCACAGATTTAAAGTATGatctaggggttggagagatgggtggctcagtggttaagagtgcttactgttctgtcagaggaccaggttcagaTCGCAGCATCCATATTAGGTCCCTTCTTTCCTCTATAGGaacccagaaacacacaaacacgtgcgcgcgcgcgcgcgcgcacacacacacacacacacacacacacacacacataagcctttaaaaaagaaaaccatggttgggcggtggtggcgcatgcctttagtctcagcactaaaggaggcagaagcaggttatatctctgtgagttcaaggccagcctggtttacgaagcaagtccaggacagccaaggctacacagagaaactctgttcaaaaagccaaaaaacaaacaaacaaaaaaacccatggcCTGATAAAGCCGGTTATAGAAACATTGTCACCGATGTGTGAGGAACGTTGAGAATGGGAATGATGCTGGCTGTCTGGGGGAAGCCTGGTGACTCCTACTCATCCTTAAAGTCTTGACTTAAGTgcaatctgttttgttttgttttggagattgaGTCttactgtgcagctctggctatcctggaactcacagaaatgtacctgcctctgcctcacaagtgccgggattaaaggcgtaagcCACCTCATTTGACTTTAAATTCCACTCTCTACTAGGTTTTCCAAAGCCCCTGTGTAGGTAAAGTGTCTCTGTTATGTCCTGTCACAACCTTATATCACAGCTGCAACTAATTATATGTGTAGTCCATTACTtgatctgttttcttctctggatTCTACACTCCTTATGCGACAGACCTCTTTCGCTCACATTGTGTCCCAGTTCCTGGCTGTGTGTccagcacacagtggaaggaactCAGCAAATATGGTAGATGTTAAAGCTTAAGAATGTGGGGAACTAAAACTTTTTTTCAGTGATCTGGGAGTATAGAGTACTTGTTAGCAAGCATAAGTCCCTGGATTCAGTCCCAGCGCCACAGGCGCAGGCTacggtggcacacagctgtagtTCTCAGGCAAGAGGGCCAGATGGTCAAGgttatcctctgctacatagcaaattgagggccagctgggctacatgaaacctgtTCTCTGCCTAgcctgcctgtttgtttgtttgtttgtttgtttgtttgtttttactatctGTCACACATCCAGACTGATAGCCTATGAACTTGTCAGTCCTGGAGACAGATGACGAAATATGTGGTCTGTGAAGTTTGTCAAAGAGAGCAGGGATGGCTCAGTACCCACGCGCGTTAGTTTGCTATGAGGATCCTACTCCTTCGGCTTTACTGTTCGCTTGCACAATTCCAATTGTGAGTCATTAGCCTGATTCCTTGGTTTCAATGTGTGGAGTTTCTATGACTTGAGGACTGTTTGCTTGCAAGGAATAGTCTTACTAAGCCTTGACAAAACTGAGGAGGGTCTGGTGCCTGCCTGAAATTCActgctcaggaagctgagtcaggaggatcaagGAGTGGAGCCACCCTGGGTTATGTGACAGATGCCATGGCAACATAGGGAGAGTCTGTCTGGAAAGGCCAGACCTGGTGAcaagtgcctgtaatcccagagcttgggaggcagaggcaagagggtctcagtgagtttgaggccactctacatagtgagctccagggtagGCAGGACTACAaagaaaggccctgtctcaaaaaaccaaagagtgTATCTGTAAGTCAATAAGTAAGCATTGAGACTGTGATCTATGGTTCTGTAAGCCTTAACCCAAACTCCATCACCTTGACCTTTGcttgtttatcttctttttctctttagtgTTGCGTTCTTTCCTCTGCATATTGGGGATCATGTCTTTATCGAGGAAGACTGTGTGGTCAATGCTGCTCAGATCGGTTCTTATGTTCACGTTGGAAAGAACTGTGTGATTGTGAGTATATGACTCACTCAACCCAGCAGCTTcgtttcctctctgtcttccccttcccacccctctgTGGGACTCTGTCTCTGTGGCAGGGAGAGGAGTCATTTCCAGTTTCCTGGGGTTAAGTTTTTCTTAATGAATTTGGAGATTTTTTTGAAGCATTAGTAATGATGGCTAGTGAGCTGGGGAGCTAGCTCCCTGGTAGAGCCCTTATATAACTTGTATGAGACTCTGGATTTGACTCTTCAATGCTGcaaagacacaaatacacacccaAAATAAATCCCAGTCACAGTGGCTAGCCTTCACTGACCCTCTTCCTAGGTGTTAACTCTTTCCCTGCAGCTGAGGACATGGTGCAGATGGTAAAGCACCAGCCACAAGCAGAAGGAACTGAATCTGATCCCTAGAACCCAAGTAAAGGGCCTGGTGTGGTGTCAcccacttgtaaccccagcatgggAAGGCAGAAAAAGGCAGACCCCTGGGGACCACTGTCTGGCCAGCCGTCCTGCTTGCTAAGCACCAgagcagtgagagaccctgtctcacagaaaACAAGATGGATGGTGCCTGAGGACTAACACTGGAGGTTGACATCTGGCCTCAGAAt is a window of Acomys russatus chromosome 5, mAcoRus1.1, whole genome shotgun sequence DNA encoding:
- the Dctn5 gene encoding dynactin subunit 5; translated protein: MELGELLYNKSEYIETASGNKVSRQSVLCGSQNIVLNGKTIIMNDCIIRGDLANVRVGRHCVVKSRSVIRPPFKKFSKGVAFFPLHIGDHVFIEEDCVVNAAQIGSYVHVGKNCVIGRRCVLKDCCKILDNTVLPPETVVPPFTVFSGCPGLFSGELPECTQELMIDVTKSYYQKFLPLTQV